One window from the genome of Lutra lutra chromosome X, mLutLut1.2, whole genome shotgun sequence encodes:
- the ZNF275 gene encoding zinc finger protein 275, with translation MGEEAQPQEMASSSSPRASEPSPEVKRNRDTGGRGGSPQDLPIEHHFSCKECGDAFRLKVLLVQHQRIHSEEKGWECGDCGRVFRGVSEFNEHRKSHVAAEPQPGPSRALEEAAEQREPAEREAKPFECEECGKRFKKNAGLSQHLRVHSREKPFNCEECGRSFKVSTHLFRHQKLHSAEKPFACKACGRDFPDRQELLKHQRVHTGHLPFDCDDCGKSFRGVNGLAEHQRIHSGAKPYGCPHCGKLFRRSSELTKHRRIHTGEKPYECGQCGKAFRQSSSLLEHQRIHTGERPYGCGDCGKAFRGPSDLIKHRRIHSGLKPYECDKCGKAFRRSSGLSRHRRTHSGARRCECGECGRVFKRRSALQKHQPSHRD, from the coding sequence ATGGGCGAAGAAGCGCAGCCGCAGGAGATGGCCTCCAGCAGCTCCCCACGGGCCAGCGAGCCCAGTCCCGAGGTCAAGCGGAACAGGGACACTGGGGGCCGGGGGGGCAGCCCTCAGGACCTGCCTATAGAGCATCACTTCTCCTGTAAGGAGTGCGGGGACGCCTTTCGGCTCAAGGTCCTCCTGGTGCAGCACCAGAGGATTCACAGCGAGGAGAAGGGCTGGGAGTGCGGCGATTGCGGGAGGGTCTTCCGGGGGGTCTCCGAGTTCAATGAGCACCGCAAGAGCCACGTGGCTGCCGAGCCGCAGCCGGGCCCCAGCCGCGCCCTGGAAGAGGCCGCGGAGCAAAGGGAGCCGGCGGAGAGGGAGGCGAAGCCCTTCGAGTGCGAGGAGTGTGGGAAGAGGTTCAAGAAGAATGCGGGCCTCAGCCAGCACCTGCGCGTGCACAGCCGGGAGAAGCCCTTCAACTGCGAGGAGTGCGGCCGCTCGTTCAAGGTGAGCACACACCTGTTCCGCCACCAGAAGCTGCACTCGGCCGAGAAGCCGTTCGCCTGCAAGGCATGCGGCCGCGACTTCCCGGATCGCCAGGAGCTGCTCAAGCACCAGCGCGTGCACACGGGCCACCTGCCCTTCGACTGCGACGACTGCGGCAAGTCGTTCCGCGGCGTCAACGGCCTGGCCGAGCACCAGCGCATCCACAGCGGCGCCAAGCCGTACGGCTGCCCGCACTGCGGCAAGCTCTTCCGGAGGAGCTCGGAGCTCACCAAGCACCGGCGCATCCACACGGGTGAGAAGCCGTATGAGTGCGGCCAGTGCGGCAAGGCCTTCCGCCAGAGCTCCAGCCTGCTGGAGCACCAGCGCATCCACACAGGCGAGCGGCCGTATGGCTGCGGCGACTGCGGCAAGGCCTTCCGCGGGCCGTCCGACCTCATCAAGCACCGGCGCATCCACAGCGGACTCAAGCCATACGAGTGCGACAAGTGCGGCAAGGCCTTCCGCCGGAGCTCGGGCCTGAGTCGCCACCGCAGGACCCACAGCGGAGCACGACGCTGCGAGTGCGGCGAGTGTGGCCGCGTGTTCAAGAGACGGTCGGCGCTGCAGAAGCACCAGCCGAGCCACCGCGACTAG